Proteins co-encoded in one Ziziphus jujuba cultivar Dongzao chromosome 9, ASM3175591v1 genomic window:
- the LOC107426568 gene encoding probable glucan endo-1,3-beta-glucosidase A6 isoform X2, translated as MGLAPLFILCFLVSISSAEISGKAGINYGQLGNNLPSPSESVKLIQSLKAKRVKIYDANHEILRALRDTDLQVSIMVPNEIINNISSNQRLADEWVHTNVVPFYPETKIRYLLVGNEILSAPDNKTWFNLVPAMRRIKYALRTHRIQKVKVGTTSAMDVLESSFPPSNGTFRADISRTVIKPMLQFLNRTKSFFFLDVYPFFPWASDPVNINLDYALFESKNITVTDPNTGITYTNLFDQMVDAVIFAMKRLGYPDVRVWIAETGWPNGGDVDQIGANIYNAATYNRNVVKKFSAKPPVGTPARPGSVLPSFIFALYNENLKPGQGTERHFGLLYPNGTQVYQIDLSGETPESEYKPLPPSENNKPYKGKVWCVVAEGANSSAVGSALSYACSQGNKTCDPIQPGGKCFKPNSLVLHASFAFSSYWAQLRKVGGTCYFNGLATQTIQDPSFGSCKFPSVTL; from the exons GTGCAGAGATCTCAGGCAAGGCTGGGATAAACTATGGTCAGCTGGGGAACAATCTACCATCACCATCAGAGTCCGTGAAACTAATCCAATCTCTGAAAGCTAAACGGGTCAAAATCTACGACGCTAACCATGAAATCCTCAGGGCACTTAGAGACACAGACCTCCAAGTCTCGATAATGGTTCCAAACGAAATCATCAACAACATCTCTTCGAACCAAAGACTCGCCGACGAATGGGTTCATACCAATGTGGTTCCGTTTTATCCAGAGACAAAGATCAGGTACCTTCTGGTTGGGAACGAAATCCTCAGCGCACCCGATAACAAAACCTGGTTCAATCTCGTCCCAGCCATGCGCAGAATCAAGTATGCTCTTCGAACCCATCGAATTCAGAAGGTCAAGGTCGGCACAACCTCGGCAATGGACGTTCTCGAATCGTCTTTCCCACCATCGAACGGTACGTTTCGGGCCGATATTTCTCGGACCGTGATTAAGCCCATGCTTCAATTCCTGAACCGGACCAAGTCGTTCTTCTTCCTGGATGTGTATCCTTTTTTCCCTTGGGCTTCGGATCCCGTTAACATTAATCTGGATTACGCTCTGTTCGAGTCCAAGAATATCACGGTGACCGACCCAAACACCGGGATAACATATACCAATCTCTTCGACCAGATGGTGGACGCTGTGATTTTCGCGATGAAGAGGCTCGGGTACCCGGATGTCCGGGTTTGGATTGCCGAAACGGGTTGGCCAAACGGTGGAGATGTTGACCAGATTGGAGCGAATATTTACAACGCTGCCACTTACAACCGTAATGTGGTCAAGAAATTCTCGGCCAAACCGCCCGTTGGCACGCCGGCTCGACCCGGTTCGGTGCTCCCGTCGTTCATATTCGCTCTGTACAACGAGAACCTAAAACCGGGTCAGGGTACGGAGCGGCATTTCGGGCTGTTGTACCCGAACGGAACGCAGGTTTACCAGATAGATCTGAGCGGAGAGACGCCGGAATCGGAGTACAAGCCGTTGCCGCCGTCGGAGAATAACAAGCCGTATAAAGGGAAGGTGTGGTGCGTGGTGGCGGAAGGAGCCAATAGTAGTGCTGTGGGGTCGGCGTTATCGTATGCCTGCTCGCAGGGGAACAAAACCTGTGACCCAATTCAACCGGGTGGCAAGTGCTTTAAGCCGAATTCGCTGGTCCTGCACGCCAGTTTCGCGTTTAGTTCGTATTGGGCCCAGCTTAGAAAAGTGGGCGGGACTTGTTACTTCAATGGGCTCGCTACTCAAACCATTCAGGATCCAA GTTTTGGATCGTGCAAGTTTCCAAGTGTGACGCTATGA